In a single window of the Podospora pseudocomata strain CBS 415.72m chromosome 2 map unlocalized CBS415.72m_2, whole genome shotgun sequence genome:
- the vps66 gene encoding Lysophosphatidic acid:oleoyl-CoA acyltransferase 1 (COG:I; EggNog:ENOG503NXYP) produces the protein MEKFSQFRDRGSGISPFIPTSSPTSIFSNLTSTILFLIRLPIFLAYTLLYFLFLHHFPLPAVAHKLLLWTYLSIPGIWWVDLQLDGVKRGSLSQQPPSRVPHPGSLIAANFTSPVDALYLAAVFDPIFVVSYPHSRKVQRISLIAAIINALSPAPLSPPPGSSLTDLRTIIEKNPNRVVAIFPESGTTNGKGILPLSPALLTVPAEAKIFPVSMRYTPPDITTPVPGTWIQFLWKLLGRPTHCIRVRIAEGMVNTTKAVNGVSSQEESTPSGEDGVTVEEQKLLDNVAEALARLGRAKRVGLTLKEKDAFVKAWNKRRR, from the exons ATGGAGAAGTTCTCCCAGTTTCGCGACAGAG GGTCCGGCATATCCCCCTTCAtacccacctcctcccccacctccataTTCAGCAACCtaacctccaccatcctcttcctcatccgcctccccatcttcctcgcttacaccctcctctacttcctcttcctccaccacttccccctccccgccgtgGCCCacaagctcctcctctggacctacctctccatccccggAATCTGGTGGGTAGACCTCCAACTCGACGGCGTAAAACGcggctccctctcccagcaacccccctcccgcgTCCCCCACCCCGGctccctcatcgccgccaatttcacctcccccgtcgACGCCCTCTACCTCGCCGCCGTCTTCGACCCCATCTTTGTCGTCTCCTACCCCCATTCCCGAAAAGTCCAACGCATCTCGCTCATCGCAGCAATAATCAATGCCTTGTCCCCCGCCCCCTTGTCCCCTCCTCCGGGAAGTAGTCTCACCGACCTGAGGACGATCATCGAGAAGAATCCCAACAGGGTTGTTGCCATCTTTCCGGAATCGGGCACGACGAATGGAAAGGGGATTCTGCCGTTGAGCCCGGCCTTGTTGACTGTGCCGGCTGAGGCAAAGATCTTCCCTGTCAGTATGAGGTATACGCCACCTGATATTACGACGCCTGTGCCTGGAACTTGGATCCAGTTTTTGTGGAAGCTGCTGGGGCGGCCGACGCATTGTATTAGGGTCAGGATTgcggaggggatggtgaaTACCACCAAGGCCGTCAATGGGGTTTCAAGCCAGGAGGAGAGCACGCCCAGtggggaggacggggtgacggtggaggagcagaagctgcTGGACAATGTCGCGGAGGCCTTGGCTAGGTTAGggagggcgaagagggtgggCTTGacgttgaaggagaaggatgccTTTGTTAAGGCTTGGAATAAGAGGAGAAGGTAG
- the ILV3 gene encoding dihydroxy-acid dehydratase ilv3 (EggNog:ENOG503NUBR; COG:E), giving the protein MLPSLLRAGAPRALATGRALPMRNQARLLSTTARRYADEKLNRVSATITQPKSQGASQAMLYATGLSEADMNKPQVGISSVWYDGNPCNMHLLDLSGLVRDSIKKAGLVPMRFNTIGVSDGISMGTTGMRYSLQSREIIADSIETVMNGQWYDANVSLPGCDKNMPGVLIAMGRVNRPSIMVYGGTIKPGCSAGGEPIDIVSAFQAYGQYLSGEIDEKQRFDIIRNACPGGGACGGMYTANTMASAIETLGMTLPGSSSNPAEDPSKKAECESVGEAVKTLLREDIRPRDIMTRQAFENAMTVVTVLGGSTNAVLHLIAIADSVGIKLTIDDFQAVSDRIPFLADLKPSGKYVMEDLCKIGGTPSLLKFLLREGIIDGSGVTVTGKTMKENVEAYPDFPPEQKIIRPMSDPIKPTGHIQILRGSLAPGGCVGKITGKEGLRFEGTAKVYDYEDGFIEALERGEIKKGEKTVVVIRYEGPKGGPGMPEMLKPSSAIMGAGLGKDVALITDGRFSGGSHGFLIGHIVPEAMEGGPIALVQDGDKIVIDAEQRVLNLEIPAEELERRKSQWRAPESKAKRGTLRKYAQLVKDASHGCVTDA; this is encoded by the exons ATGCTCCCCTCACTTCTGAGAGCTGGTGCTCCCAGAGCTCTGGCCACTGGCCGGGCCCTGCCCATGAGAAACCAGGC CCGCCTTCTTTCTACCACTGCCCGCCGCTATGCCGATGAGAAGCTCAACAGGGTCTcggccaccatcacccagcCCAAGTCCCAGGGTGCTTCTCAGGCCATGCTTTACGCTACTGGTCTGTCTGAGGCCGACATGAACAAGCCTCAGGTCGGTATTTCGTCTGTCTGGTACGATGGCAACCCTTGCAACATGCACTTGCTCGACCTCTCCGGTCTCGTCAGAGACAGCATCAAGAAGGCTGGCCTCGTGCCCATGCGCTTCAACACTATTGGTGTCTCCGACGGTATTAGCATGGGCACCACTGGTATGCGTTACAGCTTGCAGAGCAGAGAAATTATTGCCGACAGTATCGAGACCGTCATGAATGGCCAGTGGTACGACGCCAACGTTTCCCTGCCCGGTTGCGACAAGAACATGCCCGGTGTGTTGATCGCTATGGGCAGAGTCAACCGCCCTAGTATCATGGTGTATGGTGGTACCATCAAGCCCGGCTGCAGTGCTGGTGGCGAGCCCATCGACATTGTCAGCGCTTTCCAGGCCTACGGCCAGTACCTTTCCGGCGAGATCGACGAGAAGCAGCGCTTCGACATCATCCGCAACGCTTGccccggtggtggtgcttgcgGTGGCATGTACACTGCCAACACCATGGCCAGTGCCATCGAGACTCTCGGTATGACTCTCCCCGGCTCTTCCAGCAACCCCGCCGAGGACCCCAGCAAGAAGGCCGAGTGCGAGAGCGTCGGTGAGGCTGTCAAGACCCTCCTCAGAGAGGACATCCGCCCCCGCGACATCATGACCCGCCAAGCCTTTGAGAATGCCATGACCGTCGTTACCGTTCTTGGTGGCAGCACCAACGCCGTCCTCCAtctcatcgccatcgccgacTCCGTTGGCATCAAGCTCACCATCGACGACTTCCAGGCCGTTTCCGACAGaatccccttcctcgctgACCTCAAGCCCTCCGGCAAGTACGTCATGGAGGATCTCTGCAAGATTGGTGgtaccccctccctcctcaagtTCCTTCTCAGGGAAGGTATCATTGATGGCTCTggcgtcaccgtcaccggcaAGACCATGAAGGAGAACGTCGAGGCCTACCCCGACTTCCCCCCCGAGCAGAAGATCATCCGCCCCATGAGCGACCCAATCAAGCCTACCGGTCACATCCAGATTCTCCGCGGCTCCCTCGCCCCCGGCGGCTGTGTCGGCAAGATCACTGGCAAGGAGGGTCTCCGTTTCGAGGGTACCGCCAAGGTCTACGACTACGAGGATGGCTTCATTGAGGCTCTCGAGCGCGGtgagatcaagaagggcgAGAAGACCGTCGTTGTCATCCGCTACGAGGGTCCCAAGGGTGGTCCTGGTATGCCTGAGATGCTTAAGCCGAGCTCTGCCATCATGGGCGCTGGCCTTGGCAAGGATGTTGCCCTCATCACTGATGGGCGCTTCTCCGGTGGTTCTCACGGCTTCTTGATCGGTCATATCGTGCCCGAGGCCATGGAGGGTGGCCCCATTGCCCTTGTCCAGGACGGTGACAAGATTGTCATTGACGCCGAGCAGCGTGTGCTCAACCTCGAGATCCCTGCTGAGGAGCTCGAGAGGAGAAAGAGCCAGTGGAGAGCCCCCGAGTCCAAGGCCAAGAGGGGTACTCTTAGAAAGTACGCCCAACTGGTCAAGGATGCCAGCCACGGCTGTGTGACTGATGCTTGA
- a CDS encoding uncharacterized protein (EggNog:ENOG503P040; MEROPS:MER0006046; COG:O) — MNTQRTAFHLLRRLGASHCRRTSKFSTFPGGIPPTSGGIPMPYITEVTAGGWRTSDIFSKLLQERIVCLNGAIDDTVSASIVAQLLWLESDNPDKPITMYINSPGGEVSSGLAIYDTMTYIKSPVSTVCVGGAASMAAILLIGGEPGKRYALPHSSIMVHQPLGGTRGQASDILIYANQIQRLRDQINKIVQSHINKSFGFEKYDMQAINDMMERDKYLTAEEAKDFGIIDEILHRRVKNDGTMLSADAKEGKH; from the exons ATGAATACTCAAAGAACAGCTTTTCACCTGCTCAGGCGCTTAGGCGCCTCGCATTGTCGCCGCACCTCCAAGTTCAGCACATTCCCAGGCGGCATCCCTCCCACGAGTGGCGGCATCCCTATGCCATACATCACAGAAGTAACA GCTGGCGGCTGGCGAACAT CCGATATCTTCTCCAAACTGCTGCAGGAACGGATTGTCTGCCTCAACGGAGCCATTGATGACACAGTCTCAGCCTCGATAGTTGCGCAGCTTCTCTGGCTCGAATCGGACAACCCCGACAAGCCAATTACGATGTACATCAACTCACCTGGCGGCGAAGTGAGCTCTGGGTTGGCTATTTACGACACCATGACCTACATCAAGTCCCCGGTATCGACTGTGTGCGTTGGTGGCGCCGCATCTATGGCGGCTATTCTTCTGATTGGAGGCGAGCCAGGGAAAAGATATGCGCTCCCACACAGCTCCATTATGGTCCACCAACCGCTGGGAGGGACAAGAGGACAGGCGTCAGACATCCTCATCTATGCGAACCAAATACAAAGGCTGCGAGACCAGATCAACAAGATTGTACAGAGCCACATCAACAAGTCCTTTGGCTTCGAAAAGTACGACATGCAGGCAATCAATGACATGATGGAGAGAGACAAGTACTTGACGGCAGAGGAAGCCAAGGACTTTGGTATCATTGACGAGATCCTACACCGGAGAGTCAAAAACGACGGAACGATGCTGTCCGCAGATGCGAAGGAAGGGAAGCATTAA
- a CDS encoding uncharacterized protein (EggNog:ENOG503P51C) → MLQRFGRGLSRPVALESYTSSCGSLRTYRQFHNTTRRKAEDSRDNDEKSAYERSVESLNIDPENKTVTTVVGNLPLSPIMDPEFHKARNNFTKPKPKHAVRPKDKFRRQLERNPYARMLAERVRTCDITGTPLPKPLLQRFKLGQDPTTETTWWMPQDLESKVPKEGGEVPAATELPGPSAYILNSRLFLQELVTPKGMYSSSFSRLLRATESGTGRYTSALNNAQWRKDMDTYLLETMRKRVFEGLIHAAHLAEKGGSDGRPRKYVTKLSSWNEVSELKQRQCVLFFGPPEALSPDPAMASVPSAISTMAIEGSKFGEKIAVHDMRVVLGREHLAKLRQESTLLQDGSLYMLRGQASMRLNMLIWKLQEYIAGSEDSVGEVDDGETVPQRSEDSAAELVQPQEEDWESLLDDDLDRAEDLRD, encoded by the exons ATGTTGCAAAGATTCGGCAGAGGTCTCTCCAGGCCAGTAGCACTGGAATCCTATACCTCATCATGTGGATCTTTACGAACCTACCGACAATTCCACAACACTACTCGGAGAAAGGCAGAAGATTCAAGAGACAACGATGAGAAGTCAGCATATGAGCGCTCAGTTGAATCCTTGAACATCGATCCAGAAAATAAAACAGTCACAACCGTCGTCGGAAACTTACCCCTCTCCCCAATTATGGATCCCGAGTTTCACAAAGCCCGAAATAATttcaccaaaccaaaaccaaagcACGCTGTCCGCCCAAAAGACAAGTTCCGCAGGCAACTGGAAAGAAATCCCTATG CCCGAATGCTCGCTGAGCGCGTCAGAACCTGTGATATCACTGGaaccccccttccaaaaCCCCTCTTGCAGCGCTTCAAGCTCGGCCAGGATCCAACCACAGAAACAACATGGTGGATGCCACAAGATCTTGAGAGTAAAGTTccaaaagaaggaggggaggtcccGGCCGCTACCGAACTTCCGGGCCCTTCTGCGTATATTCTCAACAGCCGTTTGTTTCTACAAGAACTCGTCACGCCCAAAGGCATGTATTCCTCAAGTTTCAGCAGACTACTACGTGCAACTGAGAGCGGGACGGGGCGATACACATCCGCCTTGAATAATGCTCAATGGCGTAAAGACATGGATACCTATCTGCTGGAAACAATGCGCAAACGTGTTTTTGAAGGTCTCATACATGCCGCTCATCTGGCTGAGAAGGGTGGATCAGATGGCAGACCACGCAAATATGTTACCAAGCTCAGCAGCTGGAACGAAGTGAGCGAGTTGAAGCAGCGGCAATGTGTCTTGTTTTTCGGGCCTCCAGAAGCCCTTTCCCCTGACCCTGCGATGGCCTCCGTTCCGTCAGCAATTTCGACCATGGCTATCGAAGGCTCAAAGTTCGGCGAGAAGATCGCAGTGCATGACATGCGAGTGGTGCTGGGCAGAGAACACTTGGCCAAGTTAAGACAAGAATCTACATTACTTCAGGACGGATCATTGTATATGTTGAGGGGACAGGCGAGCATGAGACTGAACATGCTGATATGGAAGCTGCAAGAGTACATTGCTGGCTCGGAAGATTCAGTGGGCGAGGTGGACGATGGGGAGACCGTACCACAACGATCCGAAGATTCCGCGGCCGAACTTGTTCAACCCCAAGAAGAGGACTGGGAGTCATTACTGGATGACGATCTGGACAGGGCTGAAGATCTCAGAGACTGA
- the REG1_1 gene encoding protein phosphatase regulator (COG:S; EggNog:ENOG503NXI0), whose translation MDSRLGNMLKMPPIWNWERLTDTIWIAWSWFWSGAAALCSDVLYSKGPRKHTPWLCRLDIWVKITMSVIGLALTCTGIWAAVSSVIEAKTANELAQWTSTKDFVEFCESHNFNASNCMSARNKTLPPPPGFSLLRWRSLSVSLWGSNSTPEESQHYSLDITSILCFVIGAIFLVIVIGTALRRISFGPSHHSSNLPLARSSNELTENNDRIVQEVGPRHRKSTGRRRREARQDRISRYRTIESNHTVDDDTSSDELYTHGEDTRRSRLRLRRRAKRVVTDENV comes from the exons ATGGACTCTCGACTCGGTAACATGCTCAAAATGCCTCCAATATGGAATTGGGAACGACTTACAGACACAATATGGATTGCTTGGTCATGGTTTTGGAGTGGTGCTGCCGCGCTATGTTCGGACGTTCTCTATTCCAAAGGGCCTCGGAAACACACCCCCTGGCTATGCCGGCTCGATATTTGGGTGAAGATCACGATGAGTGTCATTGGACTAGCTCTGACCTGTACGGGTATCTGGGCAGCCGTCTCCTCGGTGATAGAGGCCAAAACAGCAAACGAGTTGGCGCAGTGGACTTCGACCAAAGACTTTGTCGAGTTTTGCGAGTCT CATAACTTCAATGCTTCGAACTGTATGAGTGCTCGAAACAAaacacttcctcctccacccggcTTCTCGCTGCTTAGATGGCGGTCTTTGTCAGTTAGTCTATGGGGCTCCAACTCGACGCCAGAAGAAAGTCAACACTACAGCCTTGACATTACCTCGATTCTTTGTTTCGTCATCGGTGCGATTTTTCTGGTCATCGTCATCGGAACCGCTCTCAGAAGAATCAGCTTTGGGCCAAGCCACCACTCTTCTAATCTACCTCTTGCTCGCTCATCCAATGAGCTCACTGAAAACAACGATCGGATTGTGCAAGAAGTCGGACCCCGTCACCGGAAATCAACTGGCAGACGTAGACGTGAAGCACGACAAGACCGAATCTCCCGATACCGAACAATCGAAAGCAATCACACGGTAGATGACGACACAAGCAGTGATGAACTATACACGCATGGAGAGGACACGAGGCGGTCGAGGTTACGGTTGCGAAggagggcgaagagggtggtAACTGATGAGAATGTTTAG